Proteins co-encoded in one Rattus rattus isolate New Zealand chromosome 5, Rrattus_CSIRO_v1, whole genome shotgun sequence genomic window:
- the Ncoa6 gene encoding nuclear receptor coactivator 6 isoform X3: protein MVLDDLPNFEDIYTSLCSSTMGDSEVEFDSGLEDDDTKSDSILEDSTIFVAFKGNIDDKDFKWKLDTILQSVPGLLHMESSKLKVQKVEPWNSVRVTFNIPREAAERLRILAQSNNQQLRDLGILSVQIEGEGAINLALGQNRSQDVRMNGPVASGNSVRMEAGFPMASGPGLIRMTSPATVMMPQGGNLSSSMMAPGPNPELQPRTPRPASQSDAMDPLLSGLHIQQQSHPSGSLPPAHHPMQPVPVNRQMNPANFPQLQQQQQQQQQQQQQLQTRPLQQHQQQQPQGIRPQFTAPTQVPVPPGWNQLPSGALQPPPAQGSLGTMTTNQGWKKAPLPSPMQAQLQARPSLATVQTPSHPPPPYPFGSQQASQAHTNFPQMSNPGQFTAPQMKSLQGGPSRVPTPLQQPHLTNKSPASSPSSFQQGSPASSPTVNQTQQQMGPRPPQNNPLSQGFQQPVSSPGRNPMVQQGNVPPNFMVMQQQPPNQGPQSLHPGLGAGQANPNFMQGQVPSTTAATPGNSGALQLQANQSVQHAGGQGAGPPQNQMQVSHGPPNMMQPSLMGIHGNINNQQAGSSGVPQVTLGSMQGQPQQGPPSQLMGMHQQIVPSQGQMTQQQGTLNPQNPMILSRAQLMPQGQMMVNAQNQNLGPSPQRMTPPKQMLPQQGPQMMAPHNQMMGPQGQVLLQQNPMIEQIMTNQMQGNKAQFNSQNQSNVMPGPAQIMRGPTPNMQGNMVQFTGQMSGQMLPQQGPVSNSPSQVMGIQGQVLRPPGPSPHMAQQHTDPATTANNDVNLSQMMPDVSMQQTSMVPPHVQSMQGNSASGSHFSGHGVSFNAPFGGAPNGSQMSCGQNPGFPVNKDVTLTSPLLVNLLQSDISAGHFGVNNKQNNTNANKPKKKKPPRKKKNCHQDLNTPDSRPAGLEEVDQQSLPGEQGINLDNTGPKLPDFSNRPPGYPTQPVEQRPLQQMPPQLMQHVAPPPQPPQQQPQPQLPQQQPQPPPPSQPQSQQQQQQQQQQQQQQQMMMMLMMQQDPKSIRLPVSQNVHPPRGPLNPDSQRMPMQQSGNVPVMVSLQGPASVPPSPDKQRMPMPVNTPLGSNSRKMVYQESPQNSSSPLGEMPSLPEAGGSEVPSVSGGPSNMPSHLVVSQNQLMMTGPKPGPSPLSATQGATPQQPPVNSLPSSHGHHFPNVAAPTQTSRPKTPNRASPRPYYPQTPNNRPPSTEPSEISLSPERLNASIAGLFPPQINIPLPPRPNLNRGFDQQGLNPTTLKAIGQAPSNLTVNNPPNFAAPQAHKLDSVVVSSGKQSNPGTTKRASPSNSRRSSPGSSRKTTPSPGRQNSKAPKLTLASQTSTTLLQNMELPRNVLVGPTPLANPPLSGSFPNNNGLNSQNPTVPAPAVGTVVEDNKESLNVPQDSDCQNSQGRKEQINTELKAVPTQEAKMVVPEDQSKKDGQPLDPNKLPSVEENKNLMSPAMREAPTSLSQLLDNSGAPNVTIKPPGLTDLEVTPPAVSGEDLKKASVIPTLQDPSSKEPSNSLNLPHSNEPCSTLAHPELNEVSSNIAPSIPPVMSRPVSSSSISTPLPPNQITVFVTSNPITTSSNTSAALPTHLQSALMSTVVTMPNVGNKVMVSEGQSAAQSNARPQFITPVFINSSSIIQVMKGSQPSTIPATPLTTNSGLMPPSVAVVGPLHIPQNIKFSSAPVTPNVPSSSPAPNIQTGRPLVLSSRATPVPLPSPPCTSSPVVAPNPSVQQVKELNPDEASPQTNTSADQSTLPSSQPTTVVSPLLTNSPGSSANRRSPVSSSKGKGKVDKIGQILLTKACKKVTGSLEKGEEQYGADGETEGPGLETTTPGLMGTEQCSTELDSKTPTPSAPTLLKMTSSPMGPSSTSTGPILPGGALPTSVRSIVTTLVPSELISTAPTTKGNHGGITSEPLAGGLVEEKVGSHPELLPSIAPSQTLVPKESPATALQGSVGRPELEANAAIASGQSSEPKETVEKSKTPSRRNSRTEEPTMASENVENGHRKRSSRPASASSSTKDITGAVQSKRRKSK from the exons ATGGTTTTGGATGACCTTCCAAACTTTGAAGACATCTATACTTCCTTGTGTTCATCAACAATGGGAGACTCAGAGGTGGAGTTTGACTCTGGACTAGAAGATGATGACACAAAAAGTGATAGTATTTTGGAGGATTCCACAATTTTTGTAGCCTTCAAAGGAAATATAGATGATAAAGACTTCAAATGGAAACTGGATACAATCTTACAGAGTGTGCCCGGCTTGTTACACATGG AATCCAGCAAGCTGAAGGTACAGAAAGTGGAGCCCTGGAACAGCGTGCGAGTCACATTCAACATCCCCCGGGAAGCAGCAGAGCGGTTACGGATCCTGGCTCAGAGCAACAACCAGCAGCTTCGGGATCTGGGGATTCTCTCCGTTCAGATTGAAG GGGAAGGTGCTATCAACCTGGCTTTGGGTCAGAACCGAAGCCAAGATGTGAGAATGAATGGACCCGTGGCATCTGGAAATTCCGTTAGGATGGAGGCAGGATTTCCCATGGCAAGTGGTCCAG GACTAATAAGAATGACAAGCCCTGCCACTGTTATGATGCCCCAGGGCGGGAACCTGTCATCTTCCATGATGGCACCAGGCCCCAATCCAGAACTGCAACCCAGGACTCCTCGCCCTGCTTCTCAGTCAG ATGCGATGGATCCACTTCTCTCTGGACTCCATATACAGCAACAGAGTCATCCCTCAGGATCTTTACCTCCAGCGCATCACCCAATGCAGCCTGTTCCTGTGAACAGACAAATGAACCCAGCTAATTTTCCCCAgctgcagcaacagcagcagcagcagcagcagcagcagcaacagttgCAGACTAGACCTTTACAACAACATCAGCAGCAACAGCCACAGGGGATTCGACCACAGTTTACTGCTCCAACTCAGGTGCCTGTTCCTCCAGGCTGGAACCAGCTGCCTTCTGGAGCCTTACAGcctccaccagcccagggatctCTGGGCACAATGACTACAAATCAAGGGTGGAAGAAGGCTCCCTTGCCTAGCCCAATGCAAGCGCAACTTCAGGCAAGACCTTCCTTAGCCACGGTACAGACACCTTCtcaccctccccctccttatCCTTTTGGCAGCCAACAAGCCTCACAAGCCCATACAAACTTTCCTCAAATGAGCAACCCAGGCCAGTTCACAGCTCCTCAGATGAAGAGCTTGCAGGGAGGACCCTCCAGGGTCCCAACCCCCCTGCAACAGCCCCACCTCACCAACAagtctcctgcctcctcaccctcctccttccaGCAGGGATCCCCTGCATCCTCCCCAACGGTTAACCAAACTCAGCAGCAGATGGGACCAAGGCCACCTCAAAATAACCCACTTTCCCAGGGATTTCAGCAGCCTGTCAGCTCTCCAGGTCGGAATCCTATGGTTCAACAGGGAAATGTGCCACCTAACTTCATGGTGATGCAGCAGCAACCACCAAACCAGGGGCCACAGAGTTTACACCCAGGCCTAGGAG CAGGACAGGCCAATCCCAACTTTATGCAAGGTCAGGTGCCTTCCACCACAGCAGCCACCCCTGGGAATTCAGGAGCCCTTCAGCTGCAAGCAAATCAAAGTGTCCAGCATGCAG gtGGTCAAGGAGCTGGTCCTCCTCAAAACCAGATGCAGGTGTCTCATGGGCCACCAAATATGATGCAACCCAGCCTCATGGGAATTCATGGCAACATAAACAACCAGCAGGCTGGTAGCTCTGGGGTTCCTCAGGTGACCCTGGGCAGCATGCAAGGCCAGCCCCAGCAGGGCCCACCATCTCAGCTAATGGGCATGCACCAACAGATTGTGCCCTCACAGGGCCAAATGACCCAGCAGCAAGGAACTTTGAACCCTCAAAACCCTATGATCCTTTCAAGGGCCCAGCTTATGCCACAGGGCCAGATGATGGTGAACGCTCAGAACCAAAATCTTGGACCTTCACCCCAAAGGATGACCCCACCCAAGCAGATGCTTCCCCAGCAGGGCCCACAAATGATGGCACCACATAACCAGATGATGGGGCCTCAGGGGCAAGTGTTGCTCCAGCAGAATCCAATGATAGAGCAAATAATGACCAATCAGATGCAGGGGAATAAGGCGCAATTTAATTCTCAGAACCAATCCAATGTCATGCCGGGACCAGCACAGATAATGAGGGGACCAACTCCTAACATGCAAGGAAACATGGTGCAATTCACAGGACAGATGTCAGGACAGATGCTGCCTCAGCAAGGGCCTGTGAGCAACAGTCCATCTCAGGTTATGGGGATTCAGGGGCAGGTTCTGCGGCCACCAGGACCCAGCCCACACATGGCCCAGCAACATACTGATCCTGCTACTACAGCAAATAATGATGTCAACTTGTCTCAGATGATGCCTGATGTTAGCATGCAGCAAACCAGCATGGTCCCTCCACACGTGCAGAGCATGCAGGGAAACAGTGCTTCGGGAAGCCACTTCTCAGGCCATGGAGTGTCTTTCAATGCACCATTCGGTGGTGCACCCAATGGAAGTCAGATGTCTTGTGGTCAAAATCCAGGCTTTCCAGTAAATAAGGATGTAACGTTAACAAGCCCATTATTGGTCAACTTACTGCAAAGTGACATTTCAGCAGGTCATTTTGGcgtaaacaataaacaaaataataccaACGCGAATAAACCGAAGAAGAAGAAACCACCACGGAAGAAGAAAAATTGTCACCAGGATCTAAA CACCCCAGATAGTCGTCCAGCTGGTCTAGAGGAAGTTGATCAACAGTCATTACCTGGAGAACAAGGAATCAATTTGGACAACACAGGCCCTAAACTGCCAGACTTTTCAAACCGGCCACCAG GTTATCCTACACAACCAGTTGAACAGAGGCCACTGCAGCAGATGCCTCCTCAACTCATGCAGCATGTGGCACccccaccacagccaccacagcagcAGCCACAACCACAACTGCCTCAACAGCAGCCGCAGCCACCACCACCTAGTCAGCCACAgtcgcagcagcagcagcagcaacagcagcagcagcagcagcagcagcagatgatgatgatgctcATGATGCAGCAAGATCCCAAATCCATTAGGCTTCCGGTCTCCCAAAATGTCCATCCTCCACGGGGTCCTCTGAACCCAGACTCCCAAAGAATGCCCATGCAACAGAGTGGCAATGTGCCTGTCATGGTTAGTTTGCAAGGACCTGCCTCTGTGCCACCGTCACCTGATAAACAAAGGATGCCGATGCCTGTGAATACTCCTCTGGGAAGTAATTCAAGAAAGATGGTATACCAGGAGAGCCCACAGAATTCTAGCTCACCACTAGGAGAGATGCCCTCACTTCCTGAAGCTGGTGGCAGTGAAGTACCATCTGTTTCAGGAGGCCCAAGTAACATGCCCTCGCATTTAGTAGTTTCTCAGAATCAATTAATGATGACAGGACCCAAACCTGGACCATCTCCCCTTTCAGCAACTCAAGGTGCAACTCCCCAGCAGCCTCCTGTAAACTCCTTGCCTAGTTCCCATGGCCACCACTTTCCAAATGTGGCTGCACCAACCCAAACATCTAGGCCTAAAACACCAAACAGAGCCAGCCCCAGACCCTATTATCCTCAGACGCCCAACAACCGCCCTCCTAGCACAGAACCTTCAGAAATCAGTCTCTCTCCAGAAAGACTCAATGCTTCCATAGCAGGACTCTTCCCTCCACAGATTAATATTCCTTTACCTCCCAGGCCAAACTTAAATAGGGGCTTTGATCAACAGGGCTTAAATCCAACAACTCTGAAGGCCATTGGGCAAGCACCTTCAAATCTCACTGTAAATAATCCTCCTAACTTTGCTGCCCCACAAGCTCATAAATTAGATTCTGTGGTGGTGAGTTCTGGAAAACAGTCTAATCCTGGAACAACAAAACGGGCAAGTCCAAGCAACAGTCGCAGGTCTAGTCCGGGGTCCAGTAGAAAGACTACCCCAAGTCCTGGAAGGCAAAATTCAAAAGCCCCTAAACTTACTCTGGCTTCTCAAACAAGCACAACCCTGTTGCAGAACATGGAGCTGCCTAGAAATGTGTTGGTTGGTCCCACTCCACTTGCCAATCCCCCTTTATCTGGAAGCTTTCCTAACAATAATGGGCTTAATTCCCAGAATCCCACCGTGCCTGCGCCTGCAGTGGGGACTGTTGTTGAGGATAACAAAGAGAGCTTGAATGTTCCTCAGGACAGTGATTGCCAGAATTCCCAGGGGAGGAAGGAACAGATAAACACTGAGCTGAAAGCAGTCCCTACCCAAGAAGCTAAAATGGTTGTCCCCGAAGATCAGTCCAAAAAGGATGGGCAACCTTTGGATCCTAACAAACTCCCCAGTGTAGAAGAGAACAAAAATTTGATGTCTCCTGCCATGAGAGAAGCACCAACATCACTAAGCCAACTTCTCGACAACTCTGGAGCTCCTAATGTGACCATTAAACCCCCTGGGCTTACAGATCTGGAAGTAACACCTCCAGCAGTTTCAGGAGAGGACCTCAAAAAAGCATCTGTCATTCCCACACTGCAGGATCCGTCTTCTAAAGAACCCTCTAATTCTTTAAACTTACCTCACAGTAACGAGCCGTGTTCAACCCTTGCGCATCCAGAATTGAATGAGGTCAGCTCAAACATTGCACCAAGCATCCCTCCAGTAATGTCAAGACCTGTcagctcttcctccatttctacTCCCTTACCCCCAAACCAAATAACTGTATTTGTTACTTCCAACCCCATAACCACTTCATCTAACACATCAGCAGCCCTGCCAACTCACTTGCAGTCTGCATTGATGTCGACAGTCGTCACAATGCCCAATGTGGGTAACAAAGTTATGGTTTCTGAGGGACAGTCAGCTGCTCAATCTAATGCCCGGCCTCAGTTCATTACACCTGTCTTTATCAATTCATCTTCAATAATTCAGGTTATGAAAGGATCACAGCCAAGCACAATCCCTGCAACCCCATTGACAACCAACAGTGGCCTGATGCCTCCCTCTGTCGCAGTTGTTGGACCTTTACACATACCTCAGAACATAAAATTTTCTTCAGCTCCTGTAACACCTAATGTCCCCTCCAGTAGTCCTGCTCCAAATATACAGACAGGTCGGCCATTGGTCCTTAGCTCACGAGCCACTCCTGTTCCGCTGCCTTCCCCTCCTTGTACATCCTCTCCAGTCGTCGCTCCTAATCCTTCTGTCCAGCAAGTAAAAGAATTAAATCCAGATGAGGCTAGTCCTCAGACGAACACCTCAGCAGACCAGAGCACTCTGCCTTCTTCACAACCAACCACAGTAGTTTCTCCCCTTTTGACCAATAGTCCAGGCTCCTCTGCCAATCGGCGAAGCCCAGTCTCATCCAGTAAGGGCAAAGGAAAAGTGGACAAAATTGGCCAGATTTTGCTGACCAAAGCTTGTAAGAAAGTTACAGGCTCtctggagaaaggggaagaacagTATGgtgcagatggagaaactgaaggCCCAGGGCTAGAGACCACAACTCCTGGGCTAATGGGAACAGAGCAGTGCTCCACAGAGCTGGACAGTAAAACCCCAACACCCTCAGCACCCACTCTACTAAAAATGACCTCTAGCCCCATGGGCCCAAGCTCCACCTCAACAGGACCCATCTTACCTGGCGGTGCTCTCCCCACCAGTGTACGCTCTATAGTAACCACATTGGTACCCTCTGAGCTCATCTCCACAGCGCCAACCACAAAAGGCAATCATGGTGGCATAACATCTGAGCCACTTGCAGGTGGCCTAGTGGAGGAGAAGGTGGGATCCCATCCAGAGCTTCTACCCAGCATAG CCCCTTCACAGACTTTAGTCCCAAAGGAATCTCCAGCCACAGCACTGCAGGGCTCTGTTGGCAGACCAG